Proteins from a single region of Hordeum vulgare subsp. vulgare chromosome 6H, MorexV3_pseudomolecules_assembly, whole genome shotgun sequence:
- the LOC123401966 gene encoding fructan 1-exohydrolase w2-like isoform X1: MALAWAFVLLPALFFSSSSSFVSNLRFSSNNGSGAISSRCPQSPQHCSQLPEVCPPPPGVPSVVSMRYRTGYHFQPPMNWINDPCGLMYYKGIYHNFYQYNPHSALWCWGDIVWGHSVSTDLINWIHLEPAIEPDNPSDRDGCWTGSATILSGGQPVILYTGISRKKFQVQNLVFPKNTSDPYLKEWIKAGQNPVIKPVVPGLNRSRFRDPTTGWIGPDGLWRIAVGAQLKSYTAALLYKSEQFLSWTKLDHPLYSHSLSNKQECNMWECLDYFAVLPGNNSGLDMSAAIPRGAKHALKMSVGNFDKYLIGVYDLKRDAFLPDTIVDDCQLWLRIDYGNFYASKSFFDPQKGRRIIWGWSKEADCRSDDIAKGWAGIHTIPRTIWLDSEGKHLLQWPVDETEFLRTNETNHQGLELNKGDLFEIKGVDPFQADVEIYFELTSINDADPFDPSWLLYPETHCFKAGASVPGGIGPFGLVILASNNMDEHTAVHFRVYKSQQKYMILMCSDLRRSSMRPGLCTPAYGGFFEFDLEKERKISLRTLIDRSAVESYGGGGRVCITARVYPVVLAVDGKAHMYAFNNGSTTVRVPQLKAWTMRKSNVNVE; encoded by the exons ATGGCGCTAGCGTGGGCCttcgtcctcctccctgccctcttcttttcctcctcctcctcctttgtaTCAAACCTCCGCTTCAGCAGCAACAATGGAAGTGGAGCGATATCCTCGCGCTGTCCACAGTCTCCGCAACACTGTTCACAGCTTCCGGAGGTCTGTCCACCGCCTCCGGGGGTCCCCTCTGTTGTCAGCATGAGGTACAGGACTGGCTACCACTTTCAGCCGCCCATGAACTGGATAAATG ATCCATGTG GACTAATGTACTACAAAGGCATCTACCATAATTTTTACCAGTATAACCCCCATTCTGCCCTCTGGTGTTGGGGTGACATAGTTTGGGGGCATTCAGTTTCGACGGACCTCATCAACTGGATTCATCTTGAACCCGCGATAGAACCGGATAACCCGAGTGACAGAGATGGTTGTTGGACCGGTTCAGCCACAATTTTGTCCGGTGGTCAGCCTGTCATCTTATACACTGGTATCAGCAGAAAGAAGTTTCAGGTCCAAAATCTCGTCTTTCCCAAGAATACTTCTGATCCGTACCTGAAAGAATGGATCAAAGCAGGCCAGAACCCAGTGATCAAACCAGTGGTACCGGGTTTAAATAGAAGCCGGTTCAGGGATCCGACGACCGGTTGGATTGGACCAGATGGATTGTGGAGAATAGCAGTTGGGGCTCAGCTGAAAAGCTACACCGCTGCTCTTCTATACAAGAGTGAACAATTTCTAAGCTGGACAAAACTTGATCACCCATTGTATTCACATAGTCTATCCAATAAGCAGGAGTGCAATATGTGGGAGTGCCTGGATTATTTTGCGGTATTGCCTGGCAATAACAGTGGGCTGGACatgtccgcagcaatcccaagagGCGCCAAGCATGCCCTTAAAATGAGTGTGGGTAACTTTGACAAGTACTTGATCGGGGTGTATGATCTCAAACGTGATGCCTTTCTCCCGGATACTATTGTAGATGACTGTCAGCTGTGGCTGAGGATCGATTACGGCAATTTTTATGCTTCAAAGTCATTCTTCGACCCACAAAAAGGCAGGAGGATCATCTGGGGTTGGTCTAAGGAGGCAGATTGTCGTTCAGATGATATTGCAAAAGGTTGGGCAGGAATCCAT ACAATCCCCAGGACAATTTGGTTAGACAGCGAGGGCAAACACTTGCTGCAATGGCCAGTTGATGAGACCGAGTTCCTTCGAACAAATGAAACCAACCATCAAGGACTAGAGCTCAACAAGGGTGATCTGTTTGAGATCAAGGGAGTTGACCCTTTTCAG GCTGATGTGGAGATATATTTTGAGCTGACATCCATCAATGACGCCGATCCTTTTGATCCTTCCTGGCTTTTGTACCCCGAGACGCATTGCTTCAAAGCTGGTGCATCGGTTCCTGGTGGTATAGGGCCATTTGGACTAGTTATTTTGGCCTCCAACAACATGGATGAGCACACTGCCGTGCACTTCAGAGTCTACAAGTCACAGCAAAAGTACATGATACTCATGTGCTCTGATCTAAGAAG GTCTTCCATGAGACCAGGACTGTGCACACCAGCCTATGGAGGCTTCTTTGAATTTGATCTTGAAAAGGAACGGAAGATATCTCTGAGAACTCTG ATTGATCGGTCGGCGGTGGAGAGCTATGGCGGGGGTGGCAGGGTCTGCATCACAGCCAGAGTTTATCCAGTGGTGCTCGCTGTTGACGGCAAGGCCCACATGTATGCCTTCAACAATGGAAGTACCACGGTgagggtgccacagctcaaggcaTGGACCATGAGGAAGTCAAATGTGAATGTGGAGTGA
- the LOC123401966 gene encoding fructan 1-exohydrolase-like isoform X2, producing MYYKGIYHNFYQYNPHSALWCWGDIVWGHSVSTDLINWIHLEPAIEPDNPSDRDGCWTGSATILSGGQPVILYTGISRKKFQVQNLVFPKNTSDPYLKEWIKAGQNPVIKPVVPGLNRSRFRDPTTGWIGPDGLWRIAVGAQLKSYTAALLYKSEQFLSWTKLDHPLYSHSLSNKQECNMWECLDYFAVLPGNNSGLDMSAAIPRGAKHALKMSVGNFDKYLIGVYDLKRDAFLPDTIVDDCQLWLRIDYGNFYASKSFFDPQKGRRIIWGWSKEADCRSDDIAKGWAGIHTIPRTIWLDSEGKHLLQWPVDETEFLRTNETNHQGLELNKGDLFEIKGVDPFQADVEIYFELTSINDADPFDPSWLLYPETHCFKAGASVPGGIGPFGLVILASNNMDEHTAVHFRVYKSQQKYMILMCSDLRRSSMRPGLCTPAYGGFFEFDLEKERKISLRTLIDRSAVESYGGGGRVCITARVYPVVLAVDGKAHMYAFNNGSTTVRVPQLKAWTMRKSNVNVE from the exons ATGTACTACAAAGGCATCTACCATAATTTTTACCAGTATAACCCCCATTCTGCCCTCTGGTGTTGGGGTGACATAGTTTGGGGGCATTCAGTTTCGACGGACCTCATCAACTGGATTCATCTTGAACCCGCGATAGAACCGGATAACCCGAGTGACAGAGATGGTTGTTGGACCGGTTCAGCCACAATTTTGTCCGGTGGTCAGCCTGTCATCTTATACACTGGTATCAGCAGAAAGAAGTTTCAGGTCCAAAATCTCGTCTTTCCCAAGAATACTTCTGATCCGTACCTGAAAGAATGGATCAAAGCAGGCCAGAACCCAGTGATCAAACCAGTGGTACCGGGTTTAAATAGAAGCCGGTTCAGGGATCCGACGACCGGTTGGATTGGACCAGATGGATTGTGGAGAATAGCAGTTGGGGCTCAGCTGAAAAGCTACACCGCTGCTCTTCTATACAAGAGTGAACAATTTCTAAGCTGGACAAAACTTGATCACCCATTGTATTCACATAGTCTATCCAATAAGCAGGAGTGCAATATGTGGGAGTGCCTGGATTATTTTGCGGTATTGCCTGGCAATAACAGTGGGCTGGACatgtccgcagcaatcccaagagGCGCCAAGCATGCCCTTAAAATGAGTGTGGGTAACTTTGACAAGTACTTGATCGGGGTGTATGATCTCAAACGTGATGCCTTTCTCCCGGATACTATTGTAGATGACTGTCAGCTGTGGCTGAGGATCGATTACGGCAATTTTTATGCTTCAAAGTCATTCTTCGACCCACAAAAAGGCAGGAGGATCATCTGGGGTTGGTCTAAGGAGGCAGATTGTCGTTCAGATGATATTGCAAAAGGTTGGGCAGGAATCCAT ACAATCCCCAGGACAATTTGGTTAGACAGCGAGGGCAAACACTTGCTGCAATGGCCAGTTGATGAGACCGAGTTCCTTCGAACAAATGAAACCAACCATCAAGGACTAGAGCTCAACAAGGGTGATCTGTTTGAGATCAAGGGAGTTGACCCTTTTCAG GCTGATGTGGAGATATATTTTGAGCTGACATCCATCAATGACGCCGATCCTTTTGATCCTTCCTGGCTTTTGTACCCCGAGACGCATTGCTTCAAAGCTGGTGCATCGGTTCCTGGTGGTATAGGGCCATTTGGACTAGTTATTTTGGCCTCCAACAACATGGATGAGCACACTGCCGTGCACTTCAGAGTCTACAAGTCACAGCAAAAGTACATGATACTCATGTGCTCTGATCTAAGAAG GTCTTCCATGAGACCAGGACTGTGCACACCAGCCTATGGAGGCTTCTTTGAATTTGATCTTGAAAAGGAACGGAAGATATCTCTGAGAACTCTG ATTGATCGGTCGGCGGTGGAGAGCTATGGCGGGGGTGGCAGGGTCTGCATCACAGCCAGAGTTTATCCAGTGGTGCTCGCTGTTGACGGCAAGGCCCACATGTATGCCTTCAACAATGGAAGTACCACGGTgagggtgccacagctcaaggcaTGGACCATGAGGAAGTCAAATGTGAATGTGGAGTGA